In Saccharomyces eubayanus strain FM1318 chromosome XIII, whole genome shotgun sequence, one DNA window encodes the following:
- the TRI1 gene encoding Tri1p, which translates to MANEGGTRYEIMADISKYIPMVDAILSASNPDEISPKRVRKALQILFSVDLDPQRKAINELILERFGDIQENPRVLVPKEVLINRDQELASKLQEEGGRPLRSTKKRKSKTETKPKKKKKRTESTDSNSISVRKVLLSAPLQKFLGAEELPRTQVVKMIWKYIKENDLQNPEDRREILCDEKMVPIFGKKMTMFSMNKLLTKHLFNPEEIVKHEEKEEPMPKKEVKSEDELLPNATD; encoded by the coding sequence atggcCAACGAGGGTGGAACACGTTATGAAATTATGGCTGACATCAGTAAATATATCCCGATGGTTGACGCCATATTAAGTGCGTCCAACCCAGATGAAATAAGTCCGAAGAGGGTTAGAAAAGCCCTTCAAATCCTATTTTCAGTTGATTTGGACCCTCAAAGGAAGGCAATCAACGAATTGATCCTTGAAAGGTTTGGTGATATACAAGAAAATCCTAGAGTTTTGGTTCCAAAGGAGGTCCTTATCAATCGAGATCAGGAATTAGCTTCGAAACTGCAAGAAGAGGGAGGAAGACCTCTAAGgtcaacaaagaaaagaaaaagtaagaCTGAAACTAAAccgaaaaagaagaaaaagaggacTGAAAGCACTGACTCTAACAGCATTTCAGTCCGAAAAGTTCTTTTATCGGCTCCTCTACAGAAGTTTCTGGGGGCCGAAGAATTGCCAAGAACACAAGTGGTCAAGATGATATGGAAATATATTAAGGAGAATGACTTACAGAACCCCGAGGATCGTCGAGAAATCTTATGCGATGAGAAGATGGTGCCCatttttggtaaaaaaatgacaatgTTTTCAATGAACAAACTTTTAACCAAGCACTTGTTTAATCCTGAAGAAATTGTCAAGCACgaagaaaaggaggaaCCGATGCCTAAAAAAGAAGTCAAATCGGAAGATGAGCTGCTTCCGAATGCCACCGATTAA
- the TAF9 gene encoding chromatin modification protein: MNSGGKTVMNKNSAGSVSETGAGPAQEDTPRDVRLLHLLLASQSIHQYEDQVPLQLMDFAHRYTQGVLKDALVYNDYAGSGNSAGSSLGVEDIRLAIAARTQYQFKPTAPKELMLQLAAERNKKALPQVMGTWGVRLPPEKYCLTAKEWDIEDPKSA, from the coding sequence ATGAATAGTGGAGGTAAGACTGTTATGAACAAGAACTCGGCAGGCTCGGTATCTGAAACTGGCGCGGGCCCAGCACAGGAAGACACCCCTAGAGACGTGCGTCTTCTGCATTTACTGCTAGCATCGCAGTCGATCCATCAATATGAAGACCAGGTGCCGCTGCAACTGATGGACTTTGCACATAGGTACACACAGGGCGTGCTCAAGGACGCCCTGGTCTACAATGATTACGCCGGCAGCGGCAATTCTGCTGGTAGCAGCCTAGGCGTGGAGGACATACGGCTGGCCATTGCTGCCAGGACCCAGTACCAGTTCAAGCCCACAGCACCCAAGGAGCTCATGCTGCAGTTGGCAGCCGAGAGGAACAAGAAAGCCCTACCGCAGGTCATGGGCACATGGGGTGTCAGGCTGCCTCCAGAGAAGTACTGTCTCACAGCGAAGGAGTGGGACATCGAGGACCCGAAGTCTGCATAA
- the RNA1 gene encoding GTPase-activating protein RNA1 — MATLHFVPQHEEDQVYSISGKALKLTTNDDIKPYLQELVGLKTCTKLDFSGNTIGTEASEALAKCISDNTQVRNSLVEVNFADLYTSRLVDEVVDSLKFLLPVLLKCPKLEIVNLSDNAFGLRTIESLENYIVNAVNIKHLILSNNGMGPFAGERIGKALFHLAQNKKAASKPFLETFICGRNRLENGSAVYLALGLKSHADGLKVVKLYQNGIRPKGVATLIHYGLQHLQGLEILDLQDNTFTKHASLILAKALPTWKDSLYELNLNDCLLKTAGSDEVFKVFTQVKFSNLHVLKFEYNEMVQSTLETSFLPAMEKGNLPELEKLEINGNRLEEDSDALDLLQGKFDDLEIDDLEELDSEDEEEEEDEEDEDEDEKLEEVETERLEKELLEAQVDDLAGRLAKTEIK, encoded by the coding sequence ATGGCTACTTTACATTTTGTTCCTCAACATGAGGAAGATCAGGTTTACTCCATTTCCGGGAAGGCCCTTAAGTTAACTACCAATGACGATATCAAGCCGTACTTACAAGAACTGGTTGGTTTGAAGACGTGTACAAAGTTGGACTTTTCAGGCAATACCATTGGTACCGAGGCTTCTGAGGCCTTGGCCAAATGTATCTCTGATAACACTCAGGTTAGGAACTCTTTGGTTGAAGTGAATTTTGCCGATTTGTACACCTCGAGATTGGTTGATGAAGTCGTGGACTCGCTAAAGTTTTTATTACCTGTCCTATTGAAATGTCCTAAACTGGAGATTGTTAACCTCTCCGATAATGCCTTTGGATTAAGAACCATTGAGTCTCTAGAGAACTACATTGTAAATGCCGTGAACATCAAGCATTTGATCTTGAGTAACAACGGTATGGGCCCTTTTGCTGGTGAAAGAATCGGTAAGgctcttttccatttggcTCAAAATAAGAAAGCTGCTTCCAAACCTTTCTTGGAAACGTTTATCTGTGGTAGAAATAGATTAGAAAATGGTTCTGCAGTATACTTGGCCCTAGGGTTGAAAAGTCACGCTGATGGTTTGAAAGTCGTCAAGCTATACCAAAACGGTATCAGACCTAAGGGTGTGGCCACTTTAATTCACTACGGGCTACAACACTTACAGGGCCTGGAAATCCTGGATTTACAAGATAACACTTTCACTAAGCATGCTTCTTTGATATTAGCTAAGGCTTTGCCTACTTGGAAGGATAGTTTGTACGAGCTGAATTTGAACGACTGTCTCTTAAAGACTGCTGGTTCAGATGAAGtcttcaaagttttcaCTCAAGTTAAATTCTCTAATTTGcatgttttgaaattcgAATACAATGAAATGGTTCAAAGCACCCTTGAAACATCCTTTTTACCTGCCATGGAAAAGGGGAACTTGCCtgaattggaaaaacttgaaatcAATGGTAACAGattagaagaagattctGATGCTTTAGATCTTTTACAAGGTAAATTCGATGATTTGGAGATTGACGATTTAGAAGAACTTGACAGTGAAGAtgaggaggaagaggaagatgaggaagatgaagacgaggatgaaaaacttgaagaagtCGAAACGGAAAGattagaaaaggaattgcTCGAGGCACAAGTGGATGACCTTGCTGGACGTTTGGCTAAAACTGaaatcaaataa
- the PEP5 gene encoding tethering complex subunit PEP5 — translation MSLSSWRQFQLFENIPIKDPNFGGNSLLYSDPTLCAAAIVDPQTLIIAVNSNVIKVVKLDQSQVIHEFQAFPHEFQITFLKVVNGEFLVALGESIGKPSLIRIYKLDKLPIKEQAYHSQVELKNGNNTYPISVVSISNDLSCIMVGFINGKIILIRGDISRDRGSQQRIIYEDPSKEPVTALFLNNDSTACFVATTSRILLFNTTGRNRGRPSLVLNSKNGLDLNCGAFNSAADEFICCLSSFIEFFSATGKKHQFAFDLSSRKKTFCVDKDHILVVTEETAGPSTSINVNELSPTIINRVFIIDTKNKIISLNFVVSSAIIDIFSAAQSGKNITYLLTSEGVMHRITLKPLENQIGIIIQKELYPFALQLAKQYSLPSLDVQKIHKKYGDYLFKKGLKKEATDQYIQCLDVVETSEVISKFGVKEVPDPESMKNLADYLWSLIKNSISQCDHITLLLIVLIKLKDVEGIETFIQHFDRNGNWNEEIVKDDMDDVTFFYSDNEFFDLDLILELLKESDFKRLSYQLAKRYSKDSLIIVDILLNLLNNPLKAIKYIKSLPIDETLRCLVIYSKKLLEESPNETNALLIKVFTGKFRPTNFEVELDRRDTTSDFSENIRTVFYSYKTFFNYMNSNGKSDVMSESSDTSNENEAPTYHPPKPSIVFSSFVSKPFEFVVFLEACLACYQQYEGFDEDRQVILTTLYDLYLNLAQEDVPERINDWRSRATGVLNESNKLVNSSIASTGKNVDNSLMLLISHMDKSSSSSKNNTNDINIASCAHDNSEMDLLSTFRAMTLNDXPNTCLNFLQRYGAEEPKILQVALNYFVSNKHIFKEMGGNEALKENVLRPIIEGELMSLLDIIKVLSRTSVAHFGLIQDVIINYVKNEDVEIKRNEKLIDSYDKELNEKKEKLKSLINSDQPIHVPLKNQTCFMCNLTLDIPVVFFKCGHTYHQHCLNEEEDTLEGERKLFKCPKCLVELETSNKLYEAQHEVIQKNDLLDFALNSEEGSKDRFKVVTEFLGRGAISYSDITIE, via the coding sequence ATGTCCTTAAGCTCTTGGAGGCAATTTCAACTCTTTGAGAATATCCCTATTAAGGATCCTAATTTTGGCGGAAATTCTCTATTATACTCAGATCCAACCCTTTGTGCAGCTGCAATAGTGGATCCTCAAACCTTGATCATAGCTGTAAACTCAAACGTTATAAAAGTAGTTAAACTAGACCAGTCGCAGGTAATACACGAGTTTCAAGCATTTCCTCATGAGTTCCAAATTACTTTCCTTAAAGTTGTTAACGGTGAATTCTTAGTCGCATTAGGTGAATCCATCGGCAAACCTTCCTTAATCAGAATATACAAGTTAGACAAATTGCCGATCAAGGAACAGGCATATCATTCGCAAGTGGAACTGAAAAATGGTAATAACACATACCCTATCTCTGTCGTTTCCATATCCAATGACCTTTCGTGCATAATGGTGGGATTCATTAATGGAAAGATCATTCTTATTAGGGGTGACATCTCTAGAGATAGAGGATCTCAACAAAGAATTATTTATGAGGACCCGAGCAAAGAACCAGTAACAGCTCTATTCCTTAATAACGATTCGACGGCCTGTTTTGTAGCTACGACTTCAAGAATTCTTTTATTCAACACAACTGGTAGAAATAGAGGTCGCCCAAGTTTAGTTTTGAACTCCAAAAACGGATTGGATTTGAACTGTGGAGCCTTTAATTCAGCTGCCGACGAATTTATTTGCTGCTTGAGCAGCttcattgaatttttcagtgcTACTGGGAAGAAGCATCAATTTGCATTTGATTTATCATcgagaaagaaaacattttgTGTAGACAAAGACCACATTTTAGTTGTCACTGAGGAAACAGCCGGTCCATCTACATCAATTAATGTTAATGAACTATCTCCCACAATAATAAACCGAGTATTTATCATTGAtactaaaaataaaataatttCGCTcaattttgttgtttctaGTGCAATTATTGACATCTTCTCTGCAGCCCAAAGTGGCAAAAACATCACATATCTATTGACATCTGAAGGAGTGATGCACAGAATAACTTTAAAGCCTTTAGAAAATCAGATTGGTATTATCATTCAGAAAGAGCTCTATCCGTTTGCTTTGCAACTAGCGAAACAATATTCGCTGCCATCGTTGGacgttcaaaaaattcacaaAAAATACGGTGATTACCTATTCAAAAAGGGCCTCAAAAAGGAGGCAACGGACCAATATATCCAGTGCTTGGATGTTGTGGAAACCAGCGAAGTCatatcaaaatttggtGTAAAAGAAGTTCCCGATCCAGAGagtatgaaaaatttggccGATTATCTGTGGTCTTTAATCAAAAACTCTATTTCTCAATGCGATCACATAACTTTGTTGCTTATTGTCTTAATAAAACTGAAAGATGTAGAAGGAATTGAAACATTCATTCAGCATTTTGATAGAAATGGCAATTGGAATGAAGAGATTGTAAAAGACGATATGGATGATGTAACGTTTTTTTATTCGGATAACGagttttttgatttggatTTGATATTAGAACTTCTAAAGGAGTCCGATTTCAAACGCCTTTCTTATCAACTTGCAAAGAGGTATTCAAAGGATTCATTGATTATAGTGGATATCTTATTGAATTTGTTAAATAATCCTCTAAAGGCcataaaatatattaaaagtTTACCCATTGATGAAACTCTTAGATGCCTCGTGATATATTcgaaaaaattattagagGAGTCGCCTAATGAAACCAATGCTTTACTAATCAAAGTGTTTACTGGTAAGTTTAGACCAACGAATTTTGAAGTAGAACTAGACCGTAGAGACACCACAAGtgatttttctgaaaacaTCAGGACAGTATTTTACAGTTACaagacttttttcaattatatGAACTCTAATGGAAAATCCGACGTGATGAGCGAGTCTTCAGACACATCaaacgaaaatgaagcGCCTACCTACCATCCACCAAAACCATCCATTGTTTTCAGCTCATTTGTTTCCAAgccttttgaatttgttgtGTTTTTAGAAGCCTGCTTGGCATGTTACCAGCAGTATGAGGggtttgatgaagatagACAAGTCATTTTAACTACTCTATACGACTTGTATTTAAATTTGGCACAAGAGGATGTTCCTGAACGTATTAATGATTGGCGTTCAAGAGCCACTGGTGTTTTAAACGAAAGTAACAAATTGGTGAATTCCAGTATTGCTTCGACTGGAAAAAATGTCGATAACTCGCTAATGTTACTGATTTCTCACATGGATAAAAGTAGctcttcatcaaaaaacaatacTAATGACATTAATATAGCATCGTGTGCTCATGATAACTCCGAGATGGATTTACTAAGTACATTTAGGGCTATGACACTAAATGACRAACCAAATACGTGCctaaattttcttcaaagataCGGAGCGGAAGAACCGAAGATCCTACAAGTGGCGTTGAATTACTTTGTTTCTAATAAGCATATCTTCAAGGAAATGGGTGGTAACGAAGCACTGAAGGAAAATGTCTTGAGACCTATTATAGAAGGAGAATTGATGTCATTGCTTGATATAATTAAAGTACTTTCTCGTACAAGTGTGGCTCACTTCGGGCTGATACAAGATGTCATTATTAACTATGTAAAAAACGAGGACGTAGAAATTAagagaaatgaaaaattgattgaTTCTTATGACAAGGAGCTAAACgagaaaaaggagaaaCTAAAGAGTTTGATCAACTCAGATCAACCTATCCACGTACCCCTGAAGAACCAAACATGTTTCATGTGCAATTTGACATTAGATATTCCTgttgtctttttcaaatgtgGACACACCTACCATCAACATTGTctcaatgaagaagaagacactTTAGAGGGCGAAAGAAAGCTGTTCAAATGTCCTAAATGCTTAGTAGAATTGGAAACGTCCAACAAACTTTATGAAGCTCAACACGAAGTAATCCAGAAGAACGATCTTTTGGACTTTGCCTTGAACAGTGAAGAAGGAAGTAAAGACCGCTTCAAAGTTGTAACAGAATTTTTGGGGAGAGGTGCCATCAGCTATTCTGACATCACTATCGAATGA
- the FUS2 gene encoding Fus2p, whose product MFKTSYTLYDLNYPTNSSLTPIRDYKNDYFHKNDNKLPEIVRKPTRMLSKHEGKVNDKKSTNKRPASLDLHSIVNSLNSKRIYSPINTEKFQSVVRLDSSPHVPTSAYGGCKFYKVVQKLYLSEIDYYNVLLTANNVYRKALNDDLRFKNKLIKSDSSDELLLFGNIDTIASISKIFVSAINDMLLVNQRGKTLDANDWEKITTDAETQQQLYSVFDISEAFEQHLLRTRSTYMSYFVSHQKQMELFTSLRANKSHVFNMWYEHCLKESGCLKLEDILESPMKRLIEWIDTLETLQSCFEDVISLKLGSKLSQARRKYSVFANKLDTEVSEYKSNSMYNFSLTPSEIIQSYDEDPFSHLLKPPDNQNKRKSYASRHGSDPNKSRVPSLLSGSSSFYSEVSGLETVSDTSSMPFGTAPLEMDEEEEFYTLADHISKFKKVSKHLSDLQKHLLKNSFSDIIDSSLQRISAWKKVIECEAPFGAFFEHDNLISTMCSSYIDKLHEQKNQVTILKLTELETDVMIPLAKIIANCDTVRSKLKDLQALKKDYMLFLQEKKANVRDVKRDLLGMHFQNLQNQMKRELPVFITLIHNTVECILLNYNKVFLKYLEIIAGGKKYLQKDLQNKALNDSTETGLVNNLDILQCYSKSRYMTKRMVRKDWPFLGDPSGSRVIRKLFEL is encoded by the coding sequence ATGTTCAAGACATCTTATACCTTGTATGATTTAAACTATCCAACAAATAGTTCACTGACGCCAATAAGAGACTACAAAAATGATTATTTCCATAAAAACGATAATAAACTACCGGAGATAGTGAGAAAACCCACTAGAATGTTATCGAAGCACGAAGGCAAAGTTAATGACAAGAAATCTACAAACAAAAGACCAGCAAGTCTTGACTTACATTCCATAGTGAATAGTTTAAACAgcaaaagaatatattctCCTATCAACacagaaaaatttcaaagcgTGGTCAGGCTGGATTCAAGCCCCCACGTCCCCACTTCCGCATATGGAGGATGTAAATTTTATAAAGTTGTTCAGAAGTTGTATCTTTCTGAGATCGATTACTACAATGTTTTATTAACTGCCAATAACGTATACAGAAAAGCATTAAATGACGACCTAAGATTCAAGAACAAGCTAATAAAGTCTGACTCAAGTGATGAGTTGTTGCTTTTTGGGAATATTGATACTATTGCTTCGATTAGCAAGATATTTGTATCAGCAATAAATGACATGCTTTTGGTCAACCAACGTGGGAAAACTTTAGACGCAAATGATTGGGAAAAAATAACCACTGATGCTGAGACCCAACAGCAGTTATATTcagtttttgatatttcagAGGCGTTTGAACAACATTTATTAAGGACCAGGTCAACTTATATGAGTTATTTTGTTAGccatcaaaaacaaatggaACTATTTACTTCATTGAGGGCTAATAAAAGCCATGTCTTCAACATGTGGTACGAACATTGTTTAAAGGAAAGTGGTTGCTTGAAACTAGAGGACATATTGGAAAGCCCAATGAAAAGGCTAATTGAATGGATTGATACGTTGGAAACATTACAGAGCtgttttgaagatgtaATTTCGTTAAAATTGGGCTCGAAATTAAGTCAAgctagaagaaaatactCGGTATTTGCTAATAAGTTGGATACAGAGGTTTCGGAATACAAAAGCAACTCCATGTATAACTTCAGTTTAACCCCGTCAGAGATTATACAAAGTTATGATGAAGACCCGTTTTCGCATCTTTTAAAGCCTCCAGACAACCAaaataaaaggaaaagttATGCTTCTCGACACGGGAGTGATCCCAATAAAAGCAGGGTCCCTTCTCTACTTTCTGGTTCATCAAGCTTTTATTCGGAAGTTTCGGGTTTAGAGACTGTTAGTGATACCTCTAGTATGCCATTTGGAACTGCTCCGTTAGAAatggatgaagaagaagagtttTATACTCTGGCAGATCATATtagcaaattcaaaaaagtaTCAAAACATTTGTCAGACTTGCAAAAGCATTTATTAAAAAACAGTTTTTCAGACATTATTGATTCCAGTTTACAGAGAATAAGTGCTTGGAAAAAGGTAATCGAATGTGAGGCACCTTTCGGTGCATTTTTCGAACACGATAATCTAATATCGACCATGTGTTCGTCATACATAGATAAACTACATGAACAGAAAAACCAAGTAACAATCCTAAAACTGACAGAATTGGAAACTGATGTAATGATTCCACTCGCAAAAATCATAGCCAACTGTGATACCGTCAGGAGTAAACTAAAGGATTTacaagctttgaaaaaagattaCATGCTatttttacaagaaaaaaaggctaATGTACGAGATGTGAAACGTGATTTGTTGGGAATGCATTTCCAAAACTTGCAAAATCAAATGAAAAGGGAACTTCCAGTTTTCATTACTTTAATCCATAATACGGTTGAATGTATCTTACTGAACTATAacaaagtttttttaaaatatctAGAAATAATCGCtggtggaaaaaaatatctgcAAAAGGATCTACAAAACAAGGCTCTCAATGATTCTACAGAGACAGGTCTAGTCAATAATCTTGACATCCTACAATGCTACTCTAAATCACGGTACATGACAAAACGCATGGTAAGAAAAGACTGGCCCTTCCTTGGAGATCCTAGTGGAAGCCGTGTCATTCGAAAACTATTTGAACTTTGA
- the RNH1 gene encoding RNA-DNA hybrid ribonuclease, producing the protein MARQGGFYAVRKGRETGIFNSWDECKSQVNGYGGAIYKKFDNYGEAKSFVGQSNNASDYRSSDRFANSNISKPHSRRKPSHGLNAPSSFYSSLTPSPASASYSVNKSAFYSVKSINPEVESKIFNNWNDCQNYVKRKRGITFKKFEDQSAAENFINGISVHDYKLMNISKDTFESNYKHSNSVRYDKSMNVYCDGSSLGNGTSSSRAGYGAYFEGAPEDNISEPLMSGAQTNNRAEIEAVSEALKKIWHNLTTKEDKINYQIKTDSEYVAKLLNDRYMTYNDRKLKELPNSDLVIPLVERFVKVKKYYELNKNSFKNDGKFQIEWVKGHAGEPGNEMADFLAKNGASRR; encoded by the coding sequence ATGGCAAGACAAGGCGGGTTTTATGCTGTTCGAAAAGGTAGAGAAACTGGGATCTTCAATTCGTGGGATGAATGCAAGAGCCAAGTGAATGGGTACGGCGGTGCCATTTACAAAAAGTTTGACAACTATGGTGAAGCCAAATCCTTTGTCGGCCAATCGAATAATGCATCGGATTACAGGAGTTCCGACCGTTTCGCAAACTCTAATATTAGCAAACCTCATAGTAGACGAAAGCCCTCTCACGGGTTAAATGCGCCATCATCTTTCTATTCCTCGCTAACACCATCTCCAGCATCAGCATCATACTCCGTCAACAAATCTGCCTTTTACTCAGTAAAAAGTATCAATCCAGAAGTCGAGAGtaagattttcaataacTGGAATGACTGTCAAAACTATGTCAAGCGTAAAAGAGGTATAACATTTAAGAAATTTGAGGATCAATCTGCTGCAGAAAACTTTATCAATGGAATTAGCGTACATGACTACAAACTAATGAATATTTCTAAGGACACTTTTGAATCCAACTATAAGCATTCCAACTCTGTCAGATATGATAAATCCATGAACGTTTATTGCGATGGTTCAAGTCTCGGTAATGGTACCTCATCATCAAGGGCAGGCTATGGTGCATACTTTGAGGGAGCGCCTGAGGACAACATTTCTGAACCCTTAATGTCGGGAGCTCAAACTAATAATAGAGCTGAAATTGAGGCTGTTTCTGAAgccttgaagaaaatatggCACAACCTAACTActaaagaagataaaataaaCTACCAAATTAAGACCGATTCAGAATACGTGGCCAAACTGTTAAACGATAGGTACATGACTTACAATGAtagaaaattgaaagagttgCCTAATTCAGATCTAGTCATTCCTTTAGTGGAGAGATTTGTTAAAGTTAAGAAATATTATGAATTGAATAAGAACTCCTTCAAAAATGATGGCAAATTCCAGATTGAATGGGTCAAAGGACACGCCGGTGAACCAGGTAACGAGATGGCAGATTTTCTGGCTAAGAATGGAGCGTCCAGAAGGTAA
- the RPS10B gene encoding 40S ribosomal protein eS10 yields the protein MPKQERNKIHQYLFQEGVVVAKKDFNQPKHEEIDTKNLYVIKALQSLTSKGYVKTQFSWQYYYYTLTEEGVEYLREYLNLPEHIVPGTYIQERNPSQRPQRRY from the exons ATGCcaaagcaagaaagaaacaaaattcACCAATACTTGTTTCAAG AAGGTGTTGTTGTCGCTAAGAAGGATTTCAACCAACCAAAGCACGAAGAAATTGACACCAAGAATTTGTATGTCATCAAGGCTTTGCAATCTTTGACTTCCAAGGGTTACGTTAAGACTCAATTCTCATGGCAATATTACTACTACACCTTGACTGAAGAAGGTGTCGAATATTTGAGAGAATACTTGAACTTGCCAGAACACATTGTTCCAGGTACCTacattcaagaaagaaacccATCCCAAAGACCCCAAAGAAGATACTAA